One Orrella dioscoreae genomic window carries:
- a CDS encoding putative bifunctional diguanylate cyclase/phosphodiesterase, with amino-acid sequence MPDSSFSPAAPELLDLLAAHQRLLEDASGGVATVAFLQGLCREVFTLAPNAAVAVVRRDPAGGLLATMAGGLPPGYADRLRGCQPACLNDLHGDPDIAPITAWLAEQGWTLAVERALRGDDGALLGFFCAYARGGDPKALLPVPVIDLAVQHARLALERDALQARVCQLGLVDAQATDRNADRRALQVALGRALSTQGELLLRYQPQLRLADGELYGVEALARWQHPRLGEILPDNFVPLAEACGLIDQIGTWAVREACQQLARWRAAGAKVPSVSVNLSPTQFRNPDLAEQVAAVLSACGLAPSDLTLELTESVYMDPDAESARMIHAVHALGVRLSVDDFGTGYSSLARLRDLPVDELKLDRGFIQGLDHDRMVRALTRAVVGIGASLNLAVVVEGVETEAQRKFLSECGAQAAQGFLYAEPLGAEDLPRWLRQRRGAGVVF; translated from the coding sequence ATGCCTGACTCCTCTTTTTCACCTGCCGCACCCGAGTTGCTGGACCTGCTGGCAGCACACCAGCGCCTGCTGGAAGACGCTTCGGGTGGCGTTGCCACGGTGGCGTTCCTGCAAGGCCTGTGCCGGGAAGTCTTCACGCTTGCGCCCAATGCCGCGGTCGCCGTGGTGCGCCGCGACCCCGCGGGCGGCCTGCTGGCCACGATGGCCGGCGGCCTGCCGCCAGGGTATGCGGACCGCTTGCGCGGCTGCCAGCCCGCCTGCCTGAACGACCTGCATGGCGATCCCGACATCGCGCCGATCACGGCCTGGCTGGCCGAACAGGGCTGGACGCTGGCCGTGGAACGCGCGCTGCGCGGCGATGATGGCGCGCTGTTGGGATTCTTCTGCGCGTATGCGCGTGGCGGCGACCCGAAAGCCCTGCTGCCCGTGCCCGTCATCGACCTGGCCGTGCAGCACGCCCGCCTGGCCCTGGAGCGCGATGCGCTGCAGGCCCGGGTGTGCCAGCTGGGCCTGGTCGACGCCCAGGCAACGGACCGCAACGCCGACCGCCGCGCCTTGCAGGTGGCGCTGGGCCGCGCCTTGTCCACGCAGGGCGAGTTGCTGCTGCGGTATCAACCCCAGCTGCGCCTGGCCGACGGCGAGCTCTATGGCGTCGAGGCGCTGGCGCGCTGGCAGCATCCCCGCCTGGGGGAAATCCTGCCGGACAATTTCGTGCCGCTGGCGGAGGCCTGCGGCCTGATCGACCAGATCGGCACCTGGGCCGTGCGCGAAGCCTGCCAGCAACTGGCCCGCTGGCGCGCGGCGGGCGCGAAAGTGCCATCGGTGTCGGTGAACCTGTCGCCGACGCAGTTCCGCAATCCGGACCTGGCCGAGCAGGTGGCGGCCGTGCTGTCGGCTTGCGGCCTGGCGCCCAGCGACCTGACGCTGGAGCTGACGGAAAGCGTCTACATGGACCCCGACGCCGAATCGGCCCGCATGATCCACGCCGTCCACGCCCTGGGCGTGCGGCTGTCGGTGGACGACTTCGGCACCGGCTATTCCAGCCTGGCGCGCCTGCGCGATCTACCCGTCGACGAACTGAAGCTGGACCGTGGCTTCATCCAGGGGCTGGACCACGACCGGATGGTGCGGGCGTTGACGCGCGCCGTGGTCGGGATCGGCGCCAGCCTGAATCTGGCCGTGGTGGTGGAGGGCGTGGAGACCGAGGCGCAGCGGAAGTTCCTGTCTGAATGTGGGGCGCAGGCTGCCCAGGGGTTTTTGTATGCGGAGCCGTTGGGGGCCGAGGATTTGCCGCGGTGGTTGAGGCAGAGGCGGGGGGCGGGGGTGGTGTTTTAG
- the siaD gene encoding biofilm regulation diguanylate cyclase SiaD produces the protein MKTHGEDLEARIQRLLADPGHEGHPLRAALSDLWEQSQSQMARIERITYISDAYQAMAREREMSINERFERQMKRIGKVARISDRYQEMMRDLNEALREASHRDPLTGLYNRRMVMERLRDETAMVAAGGESYCIAVIDVDHFKSVNDQYGHEVGDRVLVEMAHTLASNIEGDALCARWGGEEFVLILPQSSLDGARQAAAQVQEGLRLAPLTVAGHTLSLTVSIGVARYQPGENFSAAIDRADRALYRAKQLGRNRIYADDGVTA, from the coding sequence ACCTCGAGGCGCGCATCCAGCGTCTGCTGGCAGACCCCGGTCATGAAGGACATCCGCTGCGTGCGGCGCTGTCCGACCTGTGGGAACAGTCGCAGAGCCAGATGGCACGCATCGAGCGCATCACCTACATCTCGGACGCGTACCAGGCCATGGCGCGCGAACGCGAGATGAGCATCAACGAACGCTTCGAACGCCAGATGAAGCGTATCGGCAAGGTGGCGCGCATCTCCGACCGTTACCAGGAAATGATGCGGGACCTGAACGAGGCGCTGCGCGAGGCCTCGCACCGTGATCCGCTGACCGGGCTCTATAACCGCCGCATGGTGATGGAGCGCCTGCGCGACGAGACCGCGATGGTCGCGGCGGGCGGCGAGAGCTATTGCATCGCCGTGATCGACGTGGACCATTTCAAGAGCGTCAACGATCAGTACGGCCATGAGGTCGGCGACCGCGTCCTGGTCGAGATGGCCCACACGCTGGCCAGCAACATCGAGGGCGATGCGCTGTGCGCGCGGTGGGGCGGCGAGGAGTTCGTGCTGATCCTGCCGCAATCGTCGCTGGATGGCGCACGGCAAGCGGCTGCGCAGGTGCAGGAAGGCCTGCGCCTGGCGCCCCTGACCGTGGCGGGCCACACGCTGAGCCTGACGGTCAGCATCGGCGTGGCGCGCTACCAGCCTGGCGAGAATTTCTCCGCTGCGATTGACCGCGCCGACCGGGCGCTTTACCGTGCCAAGCAGCTGGGCCGCAATCGCATCTACGCCGACGATGGCGTGACGGCCTAG